A single genomic interval of Streptobacillus canis harbors:
- a CDS encoding co-chaperone GroES family protein, which yields MQIKPLGNRILIEKVKIEKKTRSGLILTDNVEAENNFAKVLEVSENISDKIKKNDYVLVDLSKAMEVRTEGVVKYILNFEDVYAIVGGYNE from the coding sequence ATGCAAATTAAACCATTAGGAAATAGAATATTAATTGAAAAGGTAAAAATAGAGAAGAAAACAAGAAGTGGATTAATATTAACAGATAATGTAGAAGCAGAAAATAATTTTGCAAAAGTATTAGAAGTTTCAGAAAATATTTCTGACAAAATTAAGAAAAATGATTATGTTTTAGTAGATTTATCTAAAGCAATGGAAGTTAGAACCGAAGGTGTAGTAAAATATATTTTAAATTTTGAGGATGTTTATGCAATAGTTGGAGGATATAATGAGTAA